Part of the Bubalus bubalis isolate 160015118507 breed Murrah chromosome 9, NDDB_SH_1, whole genome shotgun sequence genome is shown below.
CCatttgacagaggaggctgtcCAGGTACGGGAGGATTAAATGGCCAGCCAAAGAATGCAGAGCTGGAAAGCATTAGAGCCAGGATCAAAACACTACCCAGCTCTGGAGTCCATGCTCATAACTATTGTGCTTGTATTAAGTGTCTGTGCTCTGTGCGTGCTCAGACGCCAGTCGTGTCCAATtatttgcgaccctgtggactgtagctttccatcTCTGTATTCTTTGGTTGGCCATTTAATCCCCCTGTGCCTGGAcctccttctctgtaaaatggagctgctAACAGTACCTAGTTGAAGTGGCACTGAACTCAAAATCAATATGTTGCGTGACGTACAGTGCTCAGCACTGTGGTTGGCGCACAATAAACACTCAACGAAAGTTACTTCTCAACCTTGTTCCAGCCTCTGTGTTCTCACTTGTGTTCATGTCTGTGTCGACCCAGAGCAGCTCCCGGCTGGTGCTAGCTGGATGGATGAGAAGCAACCTGCTCTTGAAGATAAGCCCTCCCACCATCCCACCCAGGACTTCTCTGCCCCAGATCCTTCCTTCAAACCGCTCCCTCAAGAGAGCTCCCAGTCTTGAAAAGCTCCAGGGTCTCTTCAGCCCCATGAGCAAGTGAGGTCCCGCCTGCTTGCTCTGGAGATGATGGTGCTTGGCGGCAGGGCTCCCAGCCTGACCTGCACTCTAGGAGCCCCACACGCAGGACCAGGGAGTCATCCCTGGGGCCCAGCTCAGAAAGCACAGGAGGGGGTGGCCCTGGTTTCaaacacacacccagacacacctCCTAACTGTTTGAGGGCAGTGAGGGCTCAAGGATGCCCAGCCAGCACAGACTCACCCAGACCGGGCTCTGAGGAACACACAGGGGGTCAGGCCAATCCCCTCAGGCCAAGCCAAGGAGTCTTCCAGCAAGGCCACTAGATTTCATCCATCACACtcccaaacccaagtctcccagcCCAAAGGGAAATCGtagaaaacaacacaaacaaaaccttttttaagaagaaattctTGCATGTACCTGAAGTATGAGTGACTGCTTTCTTTCCCGTCCTCCTCAACTTCCCCATCCTCAGGAAGAGTGGGGAGCAGGTGCAGGCATCCCCCTAGTCAGGAACAGAAATCAGCCACCGGGGTGTGtgggtcaggagaaggggacagggagCCAGCACTGCGTGACAGAGTGGCTGTGAACATGGGGCATGGCGGGCGTGACCGGGCACTAGAGGACGGTTTCAACAGGGGCCAGCGTCCACGTGCACAGCCCCGGGTGCAGCACACGGTCCGCACCCACCTGCTTCAGCCTCAGGGCCCTCTGCTGCGGTACACGGGGTGAACCTGGAGTCGGG
Proteins encoded:
- the LOC112586910 gene encoding uncharacterized protein LOC112586910 isoform X1, with the translated sequence METRDSGLGCIPKEPEASSSLLFGATYVCRAPAYLDRVDMLSGAPTPGSPRVPQQRALRLKQGDACTCSPLFLRMGKLRRTGKKAVTHTSGTCKNFFLKKVLFVLFSTISLWAGRLGFGSVMDEI